Proteins found in one Aneurinibacillus uraniidurans genomic segment:
- the greA gene encoding transcription elongation factor GreA, translating to MAEKEVILTAEGLRKLEDELEELKSVKRREVAQRIKEAISYGDLSENSEYEEAKNEQAFIEGRIITLEKMLRNARVISGDELDSGVVHVGSTVIVKDLEYGDEMEFTIVGSAESDPINNKISNESPVGMALLGKAKGSTVDVAVPAGTVRYEIVDIKVQ from the coding sequence ATGGCCGAAAAAGAAGTCATTTTAACCGCCGAAGGTTTAAGAAAATTAGAAGATGAGCTTGAAGAACTAAAATCGGTAAAACGTCGCGAAGTTGCTCAGCGTATTAAAGAAGCGATCAGCTATGGTGACTTGTCCGAGAACTCGGAGTACGAAGAAGCAAAGAACGAACAGGCTTTTATCGAGGGGCGTATCATTACGCTTGAGAAAATGTTGCGCAACGCACGCGTGATCTCCGGAGATGAGCTTGATTCAGGTGTTGTACATGTAGGTTCTACTGTTATCGTGAAAGACCTTGAGTATGGCGATGAAATGGAATTTACAATCGTGGGTTCGGCTGAATCTGATCCGATTAACAATAAAATCTCCAATGAGTCTCCAGTAGGTATGGCGCTGCTTGGTAAGGCAAAAGGCTCTACTGTTGATGTAGCTGTACCAGCAGGCACGGTTCGCTACGAGATCGTCGATATTAAAGTACAGTAA
- the dusB gene encoding tRNA dihydrouridine synthase DusB, which translates to MKIGNIELKNNVVLAPMAGVCNPAFRLIAKEFGTGLVCAEMVSDKGIVHGNKKTMDMLYVDDREKPLSLQIFGGDKETLVQAAQHVDQHTNADIIDINMGCPVPKIVSCDAGARLLLDPNKIEEMVGAVVESVSKPVTVKMRIGWDDDHIYVVENAKAVERAGGAAIAVHGRTRVQMYQGKADWSYIRQAKEAVNIPVIGNGDVASPEDAKRMIEETGCDGVMIGRAALGNPWMLYRTVEYLTKGELPPDPTPREKVEIALLHLDRLIKVKGEKVAVLEMRKHAAWYLKGLPASAQIRDEVNVQETREGMAKLLLSYLERVEAKTAEWEARQQASLV; encoded by the coding sequence CTGAAAATCGGAAATATCGAGTTGAAGAACAACGTTGTGCTTGCTCCGATGGCCGGGGTCTGCAACCCGGCGTTTCGTCTGATTGCGAAAGAATTCGGAACAGGTCTGGTCTGTGCAGAGATGGTTAGCGATAAAGGCATTGTCCACGGCAACAAGAAAACGATGGATATGCTGTATGTAGACGATCGCGAGAAGCCATTAAGTTTGCAGATTTTTGGTGGGGACAAGGAAACGCTTGTTCAGGCGGCACAGCATGTCGATCAGCATACGAATGCCGATATTATTGATATAAACATGGGATGTCCCGTGCCGAAGATCGTCAGCTGTGATGCAGGTGCGCGTCTTCTGCTTGATCCGAATAAAATTGAAGAGATGGTAGGAGCCGTAGTCGAGAGCGTATCGAAGCCAGTTACGGTAAAAATGCGTATCGGTTGGGATGACGACCATATTTATGTTGTAGAAAATGCAAAAGCAGTGGAGCGTGCAGGTGGGGCTGCCATTGCGGTACACGGTCGTACGCGTGTACAGATGTACCAGGGCAAGGCAGACTGGAGTTACATCCGTCAGGCGAAAGAAGCGGTGAACATTCCGGTAATCGGGAATGGTGATGTCGCATCCCCGGAAGATGCGAAGCGGATGATTGAGGAGACAGGCTGTGATGGGGTTATGATCGGCCGTGCCGCACTCGGCAATCCGTGGATGCTGTATCGGACGGTTGAATATCTCACAAAAGGAGAGCTTCCACCTGATCCGACTCCGCGCGAGAAAGTCGAGATCGCCCTTCTTCATCTGGATCGCCTGATTAAAGTAAAAGGTGAGAAAGTGGCTGTGCTCGAAATGCGCAAGCATGCAGCCTGGTACTTGAAAGGGTTGCCTGCATCCGCTCAGATTCGTGATGAAGTCAACGTGCAGGAAACACGAGAGGGTATGGCGAAGTTATTGCTGTCCTATCTGGAGCGCGTCGAAGCCAAAACAGCAGAGTGGGAAGCACGACAGCAGGCAAGTCTGGTGTAG
- the folK gene encoding 2-amino-4-hydroxy-6-hydroxymethyldihydropteridine diphosphokinase, producing MTGETRVFFGLGSNMGDKERTLQEAVRLLEAVQGIQVLRSSSLYETDPVGYVEQDVFYNLVLEADVTLPPQTLLEETQRIEQQLGRTRDIRWGPRTVDIDILLYGEQQVDTEGLCIPHPRMIERAFVLVPLAELVPHQAIPLSTGTNVSIEEILSKLAHTDGVRRSKSFCWK from the coding sequence ATGACAGGGGAGACACGGGTATTTTTTGGGCTTGGTTCGAATATGGGGGATAAAGAAAGAACCCTTCAAGAAGCGGTACGTTTGCTTGAAGCGGTGCAGGGAATACAGGTGCTTAGAAGTTCATCCCTGTACGAAACCGATCCAGTCGGGTATGTGGAACAGGATGTATTTTATAATCTTGTACTGGAGGCTGATGTAACACTCCCACCACAGACACTTCTGGAAGAGACGCAGCGCATTGAGCAACAGTTGGGGCGAACGCGTGACATCCGCTGGGGTCCACGCACGGTAGACATTGACATTTTGCTATACGGAGAGCAACAGGTGGATACAGAAGGGCTTTGTATTCCGCATCCACGGATGATCGAGCGTGCTTTTGTGCTTGTGCCACTGGCAGAACTTGTGCCGCATCAGGCGATTCCGCTGTCTACAGGTACGAATGTATCGATTGAGGAGATACTTTCGAAGCTGGCACATACAGATGGTGTGCGCCGTAGTAAATCGTTTTGCTGGAAGTAG
- the folB gene encoding dihydroneopterin aldolase, which produces MDKILFNRMEFWGYHGVFPEENKLGQRFYVDLELACDLSDAGRSDNLNDTVNYAHVYTTTKQVVEDERYALIEAIAEQIATRLLAEHARIVEVLVRVVKPDPPIPGHYQSVAVEIKRERT; this is translated from the coding sequence GTGGATAAAATTTTGTTTAACCGTATGGAATTTTGGGGCTATCATGGCGTGTTCCCTGAGGAAAACAAGCTCGGGCAGCGTTTTTATGTTGATTTGGAGTTGGCCTGTGATTTGTCTGATGCCGGACGAAGTGACAATTTAAATGACACGGTAAATTATGCACATGTATATACAACTACAAAGCAGGTTGTAGAGGACGAACGCTATGCGTTGATTGAAGCGATAGCGGAGCAGATTGCGACTCGTCTGCTCGCCGAGCATGCACGAATTGTAGAGGTACTCGTTCGTGTTGTGAAACCGGACCCACCGATTCCTGGGCATTATCAGTCCGTAGCTGTAGAAATTAAGCGGGAGCGTACATAG
- the folP gene encoding dihydropteroate synthase — MVHVPLRAGRYELPLHERTLVMGILNVTPDSFSDGGNYNQIDRALEHARQMVAEGADIIDIGGESTRPGHEPVGLDEELSRVIPVIEALAHEVDVPLSIDTYKAEVARQAVQAGASIINDVWAGKADPAMPHVMAEADVPVILMHNRDNMNYDCFIDDVLNDMRDCIERAKQAGVQDQYIILDPGIGFAKTYEHNLEMMYRLDRLVELEYPVLLATSRKRFIGEALGGVPVTERVEGTGATVALGIERGCHIVRVHDVKETVRICRMMDAMLYGWRQERGRE, encoded by the coding sequence ATGGTACACGTACCTCTTCGGGCAGGTAGATACGAGCTGCCATTACATGAACGAACGCTTGTCATGGGAATTTTAAACGTGACCCCGGATTCGTTTTCAGATGGGGGAAACTATAATCAGATCGACAGAGCGCTTGAGCATGCCCGTCAGATGGTGGCGGAGGGAGCGGACATCATTGATATTGGGGGTGAATCGACGCGGCCTGGGCACGAGCCGGTGGGACTTGATGAGGAGTTATCTCGTGTGATTCCGGTTATCGAGGCGTTGGCGCATGAAGTAGATGTCCCTCTCTCGATTGATACATACAAGGCAGAAGTAGCTAGACAAGCTGTGCAGGCAGGAGCCTCTATTATTAATGATGTATGGGCTGGAAAAGCTGATCCTGCTATGCCGCATGTCATGGCAGAAGCGGATGTTCCGGTTATCTTAATGCACAACCGGGATAACATGAATTATGACTGCTTCATAGACGATGTGCTGAATGACATGCGGGACTGTATAGAGCGGGCGAAACAGGCAGGTGTGCAAGATCAGTATATTATTCTCGACCCCGGTATCGGGTTTGCTAAAACATACGAGCACAATTTGGAGATGATGTATCGCCTGGATCGACTCGTCGAGCTTGAGTATCCAGTGTTACTCGCTACATCGCGCAAACGATTTATCGGCGAAGCGCTTGGTGGAGTTCCCGTAACGGAGCGAGTGGAAGGAACCGGGGCAACCGTAGCACTTGGCATTGAGCGTGGTTGTCACATTGTCCGTGTTCATGATGTAAAAGAGACGGTGCGTATCTGTCGGATGATGGACGCGATGCTATACGGCTGGCGTCAGGAGAGAGGACGTGAGTAA
- the pabC gene encoding aminodeoxychorismate lyase — MKVFLDGQLINATQAVISPFDHGFLYGLGLFETMRVYNGHIALLDKHYRRLCEAADELGIRVTMTREELRFAILQTLNENDLDDAYVRVDLTAGDEGLGPYAGVYENPHWLIFTKPLAAFPTSLYETGKRLQVLKRPRNTPEGEWRFKSHHYMNNRFGKMEIGNDPDVEGLFLTENTCVAEGIVSNVFFVSDSVLYTPHVNTGILPGTRREFVLELAESNGIEVHEGFYYLDQLMVADEVFITNAMLEIVPIRAVNEKQIGTGTIGTLTKRLLELYRASI, encoded by the coding sequence ATGAAGGTTTTTCTTGACGGTCAACTAATCAATGCAACACAGGCTGTGATCTCGCCGTTTGATCACGGCTTTCTTTATGGACTTGGCCTGTTTGAAACGATGCGAGTATATAACGGCCACATTGCTCTTTTGGACAAGCATTATCGCCGTCTGTGCGAGGCGGCAGATGAGCTTGGTATTCGCGTGACGATGACGCGAGAAGAGCTTCGCTTTGCAATTCTTCAGACGCTCAATGAAAACGATCTAGACGATGCGTATGTACGTGTGGATCTGACAGCGGGAGATGAGGGATTAGGCCCGTATGCTGGGGTGTATGAGAATCCACACTGGCTGATTTTTACGAAGCCACTAGCGGCGTTTCCGACTTCACTGTATGAGACGGGGAAGCGGCTGCAGGTGCTTAAGCGTCCGCGCAATACGCCAGAAGGGGAGTGGCGTTTCAAATCGCACCACTATATGAACAATCGATTCGGTAAAATGGAAATTGGAAACGATCCGGATGTAGAGGGATTGTTCCTGACGGAAAATACATGTGTGGCGGAAGGGATCGTCTCGAATGTGTTTTTTGTGTCAGACTCGGTCCTATACACGCCACATGTGAATACAGGGATTCTTCCGGGCACACGTCGGGAATTCGTGCTTGAACTTGCGGAATCGAATGGCATTGAGGTGCATGAAGGCTTTTATTATCTCGATCAGCTGATGGTAGCAGATGAAGTGTTTATTACGAATGCGATGCTAGAGATTGTACCGATTCGGGCTGTGAATGAAAAGCAGATCGGTACGGGTACAATAGGAACGCTAACAAAACGTCTGCTAGAGCTGTATCGGGCAAGCATCTAG
- the pabA gene encoding aminodeoxychorismate/anthranilate synthase component II: MILMIDNYDSFTYNLVQYLGEMGEELRVVRNDKITCDEITELAPSYLMISPGPCTPNEAGISLEAIKRFAGVIPIFGVCLGHQSIAQVFGGNVVRAERLMHGKTSDMYHHNQGVFEGLPSPFKATRYHSLIVERESLPDCLEITAETAEGEIMGLRHRELAIEGVQFHPESIMTEHGKQMLRNFLTRYAPVQK, translated from the coding sequence ATGATTTTGATGATTGATAATTACGATTCGTTTACGTACAATCTTGTGCAGTATTTGGGTGAGATGGGGGAAGAGTTACGGGTTGTACGCAATGACAAAATTACGTGTGACGAGATTACAGAGTTAGCTCCTTCTTATTTAATGATTTCACCAGGACCATGTACGCCGAATGAGGCAGGGATTAGCCTAGAAGCCATTAAGCGCTTTGCGGGGGTGATTCCGATTTTTGGTGTATGTCTGGGTCATCAATCTATTGCGCAAGTATTCGGGGGAAATGTAGTTCGGGCTGAGCGCCTTATGCATGGCAAAACGTCGGATATGTATCACCATAATCAAGGAGTATTCGAGGGCCTGCCATCGCCGTTTAAGGCAACGCGCTATCATTCGCTTATCGTAGAGCGAGAATCTTTGCCGGACTGTCTGGAAATTACAGCGGAGACAGCGGAGGGAGAAATTATGGGGCTGCGCCATCGCGAACTGGCGATTGAAGGTGTACAGTTCCACCCAGAATCCATTATGACAGAACACGGGAAGCAGATGCTGCGTAATTTTCTTACCCGCTATGCGCCCGTACAAAAGTAG
- a CDS encoding anthranilate synthase component I family protein — MNVTETNTWTRQQLTQYDRVPLWDKKAWDREDPWQLYRKLREQSEYAFIIESGRSGRYTYVGANPVATLTYKDGQACYNGQPITTLADPLAVVRRWMCHEQSPSAKEAVHAGLPDWYGGAVGYLSYDMGRYYEKLPRCAQDDLKLPDVYLMMAEEVYAFDHVTREMYMIVHVGPAAQINTVEAGEKKLKMMAELLYTLDSKSYGSQTEEEVAALPVVTSFTQTEFEEAVRRVQQYIGAGDVFQVNLSVRQTRATDADAEAIYEVLRQINPSPYMGLLRFPEFQLVSASPELLVQVKGGKLSTRPIAGTRRRGKDDREDEALVQEMLGSEKEVAEHIMLVDLERNDLGRVSRYSSVHVDELMVVEKYSHVMHIVSNVVGELAEDKDMYDAIVATFPGGTITGAPKVRTMEIIEELEPVTRGPYTGSMCLLGFNGDAVCNIIIRTMILKDGQAHVQAGAGIVIDSVPKAEYYESLKKAEAVWKALALTEDQLRRV, encoded by the coding sequence ATGAATGTGACAGAGACGAACACGTGGACTCGTCAGCAGCTTACCCAATATGATCGTGTGCCGCTTTGGGATAAGAAGGCGTGGGATAGAGAAGATCCGTGGCAGTTGTATCGAAAGCTGCGAGAACAGAGTGAATATGCTTTTATTATTGAGAGTGGACGGAGCGGGCGCTATACGTATGTAGGAGCAAACCCGGTTGCTACTCTTACTTATAAAGATGGCCAGGCTTGCTATAATGGACAACCGATCACGACACTTGCCGATCCGCTTGCTGTTGTGAGACGCTGGATGTGTCATGAACAGTCACCGTCTGCTAAAGAAGCGGTACATGCCGGACTGCCGGATTGGTACGGTGGTGCGGTTGGGTACTTGAGTTATGATATGGGGCGGTATTATGAGAAATTGCCGCGCTGTGCACAGGACGATCTCAAGTTACCTGATGTGTACCTGATGATGGCAGAAGAAGTATATGCCTTTGATCATGTTACCCGCGAAATGTATATGATTGTACATGTTGGACCTGCTGCACAAATCAACACGGTGGAAGCAGGAGAGAAGAAGCTGAAAATGATGGCGGAGCTTCTATATACGTTAGACAGCAAATCATATGGCAGCCAAACAGAGGAAGAGGTAGCGGCGTTACCTGTTGTAACATCATTTACGCAGACGGAGTTTGAGGAAGCTGTGCGTCGTGTACAGCAATACATTGGAGCAGGCGATGTGTTTCAGGTCAACCTGTCTGTGCGTCAGACACGGGCAACCGATGCGGATGCTGAAGCGATCTATGAGGTGCTGCGCCAGATTAATCCGTCCCCATATATGGGACTCCTGCGCTTCCCGGAATTCCAGCTTGTCTCTGCTTCTCCTGAACTTCTTGTGCAAGTGAAGGGTGGTAAGCTGAGTACTCGTCCGATCGCAGGCACGCGCCGCCGTGGGAAGGACGATAGGGAGGACGAGGCACTTGTACAGGAGATGCTTGGTAGTGAGAAGGAAGTAGCAGAGCATATCATGCTCGTTGATCTAGAGCGTAACGACCTTGGACGTGTCAGTCGCTATAGCTCTGTGCATGTAGATGAACTGATGGTGGTGGAGAAGTATTCACACGTCATGCATATTGTCTCGAATGTAGTCGGTGAGCTTGCAGAGGATAAGGATATGTATGATGCGATTGTTGCAACATTTCCAGGTGGAACGATTACCGGGGCACCAAAAGTACGGACGATGGAGATCATTGAAGAGTTAGAGCCAGTCACACGTGGACCATACACAGGGTCGATGTGCCTGCTTGGTTTTAACGGGGATGCGGTGTGCAATATTATCATCCGCACAATGATTCTCAAAGACGGTCAGGCGCATGTACAAGCAGGGGCAGGGATTGTCATTGACTCCGTTCCTAAAGCAGAGTATTATGAATCATTAAAGAAGGCGGAAGCCGTCTGGAAGGCGCTTGCGCTGACTGAAGACCAGTTGAGACGAGTTTGA
- the cysK gene encoding cysteine synthase A, whose product MRVAQSITDLIGYTPLVKLNRVVEEGEANIYLKLEFFNPGSSVKDRIALAMIEAAEQDGVLKEGMTIIEPTSGNTGIGLAMVAAAKGYRAVLVMPDTMSMERRNLLRAYGAELVLTPGAEGMGGAIRKAEELVKEDPSYFLPQQFKNPANPQIHRETTARELLEQGDEIGGIDGFISGVGTGGTITGVGEVLKEKYPDVRIVAVEPAASPVLSGGKPGPHKIQGIGAGFVPDTLNTEVYNEIIRVENDDAFETSRTVAKQEGILGGISSGAVIYAAKKLAKELGPGKNVVVIIPSNGERYLSTPLYQFDE is encoded by the coding sequence ATGCGAGTAGCTCAATCCATTACCGATTTAATTGGATATACACCATTAGTAAAATTAAACCGGGTTGTAGAAGAAGGGGAAGCGAATATTTATTTGAAGCTTGAATTTTTTAACCCTGGTAGCAGTGTAAAAGACCGAATTGCACTAGCTATGATCGAGGCAGCCGAGCAGGACGGAGTACTAAAAGAAGGCATGACAATTATTGAGCCGACAAGTGGGAACACGGGAATCGGTCTGGCGATGGTAGCGGCGGCAAAAGGCTATCGTGCTGTGCTTGTCATGCCGGATACGATGAGTATGGAGCGCCGCAACTTGCTGCGTGCCTACGGTGCGGAGCTAGTGCTTACACCAGGTGCTGAAGGGATGGGAGGCGCCATTCGTAAAGCAGAAGAGCTAGTGAAGGAAGATCCTTCTTATTTCTTACCGCAGCAGTTTAAAAATCCAGCAAACCCGCAAATTCATCGCGAGACAACTGCACGTGAACTACTGGAACAGGGTGATGAGATTGGCGGCATCGATGGGTTCATCTCTGGTGTTGGTACGGGTGGTACAATCACAGGTGTTGGGGAAGTTTTGAAAGAGAAATACCCAGATGTTCGTATTGTAGCGGTAGAACCGGCTGCGTCTCCAGTACTGTCTGGCGGCAAGCCAGGACCGCATAAAATTCAGGGTATTGGTGCTGGATTTGTTCCAGATACACTGAATACGGAAGTGTATAATGAAATCATCCGAGTGGAAAACGACGATGCGTTCGAGACATCCCGTACAGTAGCGAAGCAAGAAGGGATTCTCGGCGGCATCTCTTCCGGGGCAGTGATCTATGCAGCGAAAAAGCTGGCGAAAGAACTCGGCCCAGGCAAAAATGTTGTAGTCATCATTCCGAGCAATGGTGAACGTTATTTAAGTACCCCTCTTTATCAATTCGACGAATAG
- the hslO gene encoding Hsp33 family molecular chaperone HslO, which yields MNDYLVRGMAYDGHVRVFAVRTTETISEIQRRLDTWPIVSAAVGRTVSFAAMIGAMLKGEERLTVIVRGGGPIGQIVADANATGEVRGYVSNPHVHFMELNEQGKLDVRRAVGTEGSVTVTKDLGLKEPYQGTSPIISGELGEDFTYYLTVSEQVPSAVGVGVLVNPDNTIRAAGGFIVQLLPNTPDHIIEKLERSLSSIRPVSTMIDEGLTPEEMLKEVLGEEFDLLDTHKVYFNCHCSIDRINRALISLGKEELDSIIEEQGEAEMTCQFCNEVYHLDREHLENIREQL from the coding sequence ATGAATGATTACTTAGTACGTGGGATGGCATATGATGGGCACGTGCGCGTATTTGCCGTTCGCACAACGGAAACGATTAGCGAGATACAGCGCCGCTTGGATACATGGCCGATTGTAAGTGCAGCAGTAGGAAGAACGGTATCATTTGCGGCGATGATTGGTGCGATGCTAAAAGGGGAAGAACGTCTTACTGTTATTGTGCGCGGCGGTGGGCCCATCGGACAAATTGTGGCCGATGCGAATGCGACCGGAGAAGTGCGCGGTTATGTCAGCAATCCACATGTTCATTTTATGGAGCTAAATGAGCAGGGTAAGCTTGATGTGCGCCGGGCTGTCGGAACAGAGGGGAGCGTTACCGTAACGAAAGATCTTGGCTTGAAAGAGCCGTATCAGGGGACAAGCCCAATTATATCTGGTGAGCTTGGAGAAGATTTCACCTACTATCTGACTGTCTCCGAACAGGTACCGTCTGCGGTTGGGGTTGGAGTACTTGTGAATCCAGACAATACGATTCGTGCTGCAGGAGGTTTTATTGTTCAATTGCTGCCAAACACGCCGGATCATATCATTGAGAAGCTGGAGCGGTCTCTTTCTAGCATTCGTCCAGTTTCGACGATGATTGATGAAGGGCTGACACCGGAAGAGATGCTTAAGGAAGTGCTTGGGGAAGAGTTTGACCTGCTTGATACGCATAAGGTGTATTTTAATTGTCATTGCTCCATTGACCGGATCAATCGGGCGTTGATTAGTCTTGGTAAAGAAGAATTGGATTCGATTATCGAAGAGCAGGGCGAAGCGGAGATGACCTGCCAATTTTGCAACGAGGTATACCATCTCGATAGGGAACATTTAGAAAATATTAGGGAACAGTTGTAA
- a CDS encoding type III pantothenate kinase yields MLFVIDVGNTNIVLGVYEGDELKHNWRISSDRSKTADEFGMLIKNLFLDSGLSCEQIEGAIISSVVPPLMFPLEKMCQKYFHVKPMVIGPGLKTGLNIKADNPREIGADRIVNAVAGIHYYGTPLIIVDFGTATTFCLIDEEGGYHGGAIAPGIGISTEALYSRAAKLPRIELVKPPSVVGRNTIHAMQSGIIYGFVGQVDELVRRMKAECPVEPKVIATGGLAELIGSESSQIDEVDPWLTVKGLRLIYDRNKK; encoded by the coding sequence ATGCTGTTTGTCATTGATGTAGGGAATACGAACATCGTACTCGGCGTATATGAAGGGGATGAACTTAAGCATAACTGGCGCATCAGCAGCGACCGCAGCAAAACAGCGGATGAATTCGGTATGCTGATCAAAAATTTGTTCCTGGACAGTGGGCTCTCTTGTGAGCAAATTGAAGGGGCGATTATTTCATCGGTTGTGCCGCCGCTTATGTTCCCGCTTGAGAAAATGTGCCAAAAATATTTTCATGTGAAGCCGATGGTAATCGGTCCGGGGCTGAAAACCGGATTGAATATTAAAGCGGATAACCCGCGTGAAATTGGCGCAGACCGAATTGTAAACGCAGTTGCAGGCATTCATTATTATGGCACACCGCTTATTATCGTGGATTTTGGTACAGCTACGACATTTTGTTTAATTGATGAAGAGGGTGGCTATCACGGTGGGGCAATCGCACCGGGGATCGGCATCTCTACCGAAGCGCTATACAGTCGGGCAGCTAAGCTGCCGCGTATCGAACTTGTAAAGCCGCCGAGTGTCGTTGGTCGTAATACCATTCATGCGATGCAGTCCGGAATTATTTACGGATTTGTTGGCCAGGTCGATGAACTGGTACGTCGTATGAAAGCAGAATGTCCAGTTGAGCCAAAAGTGATTGCGACAGGTGGGCTGGCGGAATTGATCGGAAGTGAATCGAGCCAGATTGATGAAGTTGATCCATGGCTGACGGTTAAGGGATTGCGTCTCATTTATGATCGCAACAAAAAATAA
- the nadC gene encoding carboxylating nicotinate-nucleotide diphosphorylase, with amino-acid sequence MKMNEKLLDQQIEMWLAEDIGFGDITSQATIPQDSVGTGILYTKQAGVIAGLDVATHVFANLDSSLTFTKKVEDGTYVEKGVVIAEVEGSTQSILSGERLALNLLQRLSGIATETHAYVQKARTTNEHVRIVDTRKTTPGLRMLEKYAVVVGGGHNHRIGLFDAVMIKDNHIKGAGGITAAVQRARAGISHTMRIEVEVETLEQLEEAIAAKPDIIMLDNMDNETMAEAVRRVDGRMVVEASGGVNLDTVAGIAATGVDVISVGSLTHSVSALDISLDLNERKR; translated from the coding sequence ATGAAGATGAATGAAAAACTGCTGGATCAGCAGATTGAGATGTGGCTGGCAGAAGATATCGGATTTGGCGATATTACAAGCCAGGCGACCATTCCACAGGATTCAGTTGGGACAGGCATCTTATATACGAAGCAGGCGGGTGTGATCGCCGGGCTTGATGTGGCGACTCACGTATTTGCCAATCTTGATTCATCCCTTACGTTCACGAAAAAAGTGGAGGATGGGACATATGTCGAGAAAGGGGTTGTCATTGCCGAAGTAGAAGGCAGCACACAGAGCATTTTGAGTGGGGAACGGCTGGCGCTTAATCTGCTGCAACGCCTGTCCGGCATTGCAACAGAAACGCATGCGTACGTACAGAAAGCGCGGACAACAAATGAGCATGTCCGCATTGTTGATACACGTAAGACTACACCTGGTCTGCGGATGCTAGAGAAATATGCGGTTGTAGTTGGCGGCGGCCATAATCATCGCATTGGTTTATTTGATGCGGTTATGATTAAAGATAACCATATCAAAGGAGCAGGCGGGATTACAGCAGCTGTTCAACGTGCGCGTGCAGGGATTTCGCATACGATGCGCATAGAGGTAGAAGTGGAAACGCTCGAACAGCTGGAAGAAGCGATAGCTGCAAAGCCGGATATTATCATGCTTGATAACATGGATAATGAAACGATGGCGGAAGCGGTGCGGCGTGTAGACGGTCGCATGGTTGTAGAAGCATCTGGCGGAGTGAATCTTGATACGGTAGCAGGCATTGCGGCTACCGGTGTCGATGTCATTTCGGTAGGAAGCTTGACCCATTCTGTTTCAGCGCTTGACATTAGTTTGGATTTAAACGAGAGAAAAAGATAA